Part of the Salminus brasiliensis chromosome 2, fSalBra1.hap2, whole genome shotgun sequence genome, GTTTTCTCAGTTTGTAGCTCTGTGTTTAGCACAAGTGCTCTAATGTAGTCTACACTCTGTCTCAGTTTCAGAAGATGCCAGTATTGGTGGATCGTATGATGGCCTTGAGCCCATGGGCCTGCTGTGGAGTATGAGACCAATTCCTGGAAGCAGAACAGGCCTCAGGTTACCTTTAGCATTCTTTAGGACTTCTGGGCTGCTTAAAGAGTGACTGCTCACTAAAATAACTCTTCTCTTTTAATTtatgatgtttttctttttttaaggtttCGGAAGAAGGACGTCTTCAAGCCCATTGATGTGCACATTTCTGTGTATGAAGGCCACCTAACTGAAGGGTTTAGAGAAAAATGTCCTCTAGCCTCTGTTGTAGCCCAGCGATGGTACATAAGTCCTGGCGTCCAGAGGGTAGAGGTCAGGGAGAAAGGGTTGAAAGGAACCCTTTTCATACCTCCAGGTATCAGTGACTGATGATTAGATGGATATTGAAAGTGTAGTTCTGTATATTAGCATTCTTGGACAGTTCTTAGAGTGATATACTGTTTCTAAACCAGTATCTGTCAGCTTTGTTAAAGACCTGGACGTATCTGCAAAACTAAGTGACTGTAATTTTACAGAAggaagaaatgtgtgtgtgactttgaGTGTTCTTTTTTAGGCCCTGGCCCTTTCCCTGCTGTGCTGGACCTTtggggtggtggaggtgggCTGGTGGAGTATCGCTCTGCTCTGCTGGCCTCTCATGGCTACATCACATTAACTTTGGGGTACATTGGCCTTATGGATGCTAATGGAAAGCCACACAATGTGGACAAAGACTATTTTGAGGTAGTGGTCTGTGAAACGTTGGTGCTGTAATTGTACTAACAGAGATACTAAAGAATAAGGCATGGCATAACTGCTCCTTTACATGGAGAAATGCTCCTTTAAATTGAAAAGTTGGAGAGGAGGAGCATGTTAATGCACTACTGCAATGTAAGTGTTGCTTATCTCCTTCAGGCTGCCTTCAGTGTGCTGGCGCAACACCCGCAGGTGTGTTCCGACAGAGTGGCCATGATGGGTTTGTGCATCGGTGTCTCTGTTACTCTGAGCATGGCAGCGTACTCCTCAGTGATTAAGGTAGACCAAAGCAAGCTGCTCTTACATTAGTCTTTACTGCACCTTTGTAACCACTTTGTTAATATTTGTAAGCCAGTACTTTAACAAAGGAATTGTTTTGGTATCTGCATGTTTTTATGTACCTGTCTCCTAAACAAGTGTGCTCAAATGTCTTGCATTGGTTGTGGTGGcaggaaatatatatatctgtgaTTTTACTTGCTTGCTCTCCCTTTCAGCCCAAGTGTTTAGTCTGTATAAGTGGAAGTCACATTGTGCCTGTAAACAGACCTCTGGCTGATGTCTTTAATGAGTTTAAAATGTGAGTATCAGATTATGGACTTTCCACGTTGAGTGATTTTCTAAAGCCCTACTTGAGCAGGACTTGTTTTACATGGGTAAGTGGTTAATTGGGTAAATGTAGTCAGTAAAGGCTCAGGTGTCTTTTACCTTCTATAAAACAACCTGTAAAAATAACCCCTGGGTATTATAATCTAGTGTGAATAAGCATGTTGATAAACATTCCATCACACCCTGATTCTAGCGTTTGGAGGTATTACGTTGTGTCATGAGTGGCAAAGTGAACATAAGTAaaatttatattcatattagtCATATTATAATCTTCTCAGAGGAGCCTTTTCTTGCAGGTTTAGTAAGAATTATTTCTTTACACTCTCAGAAACAAAGGTACCTGGATTTTatttgatgtgatgtgatgtgaaaaTTAGAGAATCCATTTCATTAACCCAGCTCCTCATTTAAAACCAGTGCTGTCCAAATAGGGCTAACATCCAGAAAAGTAGACAATGTGGCCATTTTTATTATGTAGTCTTACCTTATGTTTGTACTTTGTCTAATTATTTGCCATAACGGTTTGACAGAGTACAGTTGGTTGTGGGGTCTGCACAGGTTTTGGCAAATTCTCAAACAGCAACTTTATTGTAGGAGAAAAGTCTTTTTTATTCTGAGAAATTGGGACTATTTCTTGGAACTGTTTCCAAACAGtataaaatagatttttaaaaaatcatatacaaa contains:
- the LOC140549640 gene encoding peroxisomal succinyl-coenzyme A thioesterase-like codes for the protein MAGKRHCCPLLSVRPLRCLVDEKFEVVVQFLLPGLPVTLHAQLQSEDGDFWEAFGHYVSDASGSVKVSEDASIGGSYDGLEPMGLLWSMRPIPGSRTGLRFRKKDVFKPIDVHISVYEGHLTEGFREKCPLASVVAQRWYISPGVQRVEVREKGLKGTLFIPPGPGPFPAVLDLWGGGGGLVEYRSALLASHGYITLTLGYIGLMDANGKPHNVDKDYFEAAFSVLAQHPQVCSDRVAMMGLCIGVSVTLSMAAYSSVIKPKCLVCISGSHIVPVNRPLADVFNEFKINIKNTRYDEEQRIIWRDLLLPIPADSSKKVEMGCIKCPVLLIVGEDDQSWPASESVEDMKQMMEQAGNSHLLTILSYPQAGHLIEPPYSPHTRASNFMLTEKKTTVVVLWGGKTVPHSKAQEDSWHKTLAFLEQHLYSSDTVVSKSKY